Proteins encoded together in one Mus pahari chromosome 9, PAHARI_EIJ_v1.1, whole genome shotgun sequence window:
- the Ilvbl gene encoding acetolactate synthase-like protein isoform X1 yields MGSLTDRFRLMETSAAAASAGGFFPSFLLLAFGTLVAAVLGVAHRLGLFYQLMHKVDKTSIRHGGESVAAVLRAHGVRFVFTLVGGHISPLLVACEKLGIRVVDTRHEVTAVFAADAVARLTGTVGVAAVTAGPGLTNTVTAVKNAQVAQSPVLLLGGAASTLLQKRGALQAIDQMSLFRPLCKFCASVRRVRDIVPTLRTAIAAAQSGTPGPVFVELPLDVLYPYFMVEREMIPAKSSNSLMGRVVVWYLQNCLANLFVGAWEPRPEGPLPLDIPQASPQQIQRCVEILSRAKRPLLVLGSQALLPPTPANKLRAAVETLGVPCFLGGMSRGLLGRNHPLHIRQNRSAALKKADVVVLAGAVCDFRLSYGRVLNRKSSIIIVNRNRDDLLLNSDIFWKPQEAVQGDVGSFMIKLVEGLQGQMWSSDWAEELRKADQQKEQTYREKALMPVPQHLNPVWVLQQVEETLPDNALLVVDGGDFVATAAYLVQPRGPLRWLDPGAFGTLGVGAGFALGAKLCQPEAEVWCLFGDGAFGYSLIEFDTFVRHKVPVIALVGNDAGWTQISREQVPRLGSDVACSLAFTDYHKAAMGLGAQGLILSRDNEDQVVKVLREGQKLCQEGHAVVVNILIGRTDFRDGSISV; encoded by the exons ATGGGCTCTCTAACAGATAG GTTCCGCCTCATGGAAACTTCTGCGGCCGCTGCATCTGCCGGAGGCTTCTTCCCTTCGTTCCTGCTCCTGGCGTTTGGGACACTGGTGGCTGCCGTGCTGGGCGTCGCTCACAGATTGGGGCTTTTCTATCAGCTGATGCACAAG GTGGACAAGACAAGCATCCGACATGGTGGAGAGAGTGTGGCAGCTGTGCTCCGAGCCCATGGTGTACGCTTTGTCTTCACATTGGTTGGTGGGCACATTTCCCCACTGCTGGTGGCCTGTGAGAAGCTGGGTATCCGCGTGGTAGACACACGCCATGAGGTCACTGCTGTCTTTGCTGCTGATGCTGTGGCCCGCCTGACTG GGACAGTGGGTGTGGCAGCAGTGACAGCTGGTCCTGGCCTCACCAACACTGTGACGGCAGTGAAGAATGCACAAGTGGCACAGTCCCCAGTCCTGCTTTTGGGTGGAGCTGCCAGCACCCTGCTGCAG AAACGGGGTGCACTTCAGGCCATTGATCAGATGTCTCTGTTCAGGCCACTCTGCAAGTTTTGTGCTTCTGTGAGAAGGGTACGGGACATTGTACCTACCCTGAGGACTGCAATAGCTGCTGCCCAGTCAGGCACCCCAG GCCCAGTGTTTGTGGAGCTGCCTCTTGATGTACTATATCCTTACTTCATGGTTGAGAGGGAGATGATACCAGCCAAGTCATCCAATAGCCTCATGGGCCGAGTGGTTGTCTG GTATTTACAGAACTGCCTGGCCAACCTCTTTGTAGGGGCTTGGGAACCTCGTCCCGAGGGACCTCTGCCCTTGGATATTCCCCAGGCGTCTCCGCAGCAG ATCCAGCGCTGTGTGGAGATCCTGAGCCGGGCCAAGAGGCCTCTGCTGGTACTGGGGAGCCAGGCCCTGCTGCCCCCGACCCCTGCCAACAAGCTTAG GGCTGCTGTGGAGACCCTGGGTGTCCCCTGCTTTCTTGGGGGGATGTCTCGGGGGCTGCTGGGCCGCAACCACCCTCTCCACATCCGGCAGAACCGCAGCGCTGCTCTGAAGAAGGCAGATGTTGTTGTCCTGGCAG GTGCTGTGTGTGATTTCCGCCTGTCTTACGGTCGTGTCCTCAACCGCAAGAGCAGCATCATCATTGTCAACCGGAACCGGGATGATCTGTTGCTCAACTCAGACATCTTCTGGAAGCCTCAGGAGGCTGTGCAGG GAGACGTGGgctccttcatgataaaactgGTGGAAGGCCTTCAGGGCCAGATGTGGTCCTCAGATTGGGCTGAGGAGCTTCGGAAAGCTGACCAGCAGAAGGAGCAGACCTATCG GGAAAAGGCTTTAATGCCTGTACCACAGCACCTGAACCCAGTATGGGTGTTACAGCAGGTGGAGGAAACTCTGCCTGACAATGCGCTTCTCGTGGTTGACGGAGGGGACTTTGTGGCCACTGCTGCCTACTTAGTCCAGCCCAGAGGGCCTCTGCGCTGGCTCGATCCTG GGGCCTTTGGGACTCTGGGAGTTGGTGCAGGTTTTGCACTTGGGGCCAAGCTGTGTCAGCCGGAGGCTGAG GTTTGGTGCCTGTTTGGGGATGGAGCCTTTGGCTACAGCCTCATTGAGTTTGACACGTTCGTCAGACACAAG GTACCAGTGATAGCCTTGGTAGGGAATGATGCAGGTTGGACCCAGATTTCTCGAGAGCAGGTGCCCAGGTTGGGCAGTGACGTAGCCTGTAGCCTGGCTTTCACTG attatcACAAGGCAGCCATGGGCCTGGGGGCCCAGGGATTGATACTCTCACGGGACAATGAGGATCAAGTGGTCAAGGTGCTTCGTGAAGGCCAGAAGCTGTGCCAGGAGGGTCATGCAGTCGTGGTCAACATCCTGATTGGGAGAACAGACTTCCGAGATGGCTCCATTTCTGTGTAG
- the Ilvbl gene encoding acetolactate synthase-like protein isoform X2, whose product METSAAAASAGGFFPSFLLLAFGTLVAAVLGVAHRLGLFYQLMHKVDKTSIRHGGESVAAVLRAHGVRFVFTLVGGHISPLLVACEKLGIRVVDTRHEVTAVFAADAVARLTGTVGVAAVTAGPGLTNTVTAVKNAQVAQSPVLLLGGAASTLLQKRGALQAIDQMSLFRPLCKFCASVRRVRDIVPTLRTAIAAAQSGTPGPVFVELPLDVLYPYFMVEREMIPAKSSNSLMGRVVVWYLQNCLANLFVGAWEPRPEGPLPLDIPQASPQQIQRCVEILSRAKRPLLVLGSQALLPPTPANKLRAAVETLGVPCFLGGMSRGLLGRNHPLHIRQNRSAALKKADVVVLAGAVCDFRLSYGRVLNRKSSIIIVNRNRDDLLLNSDIFWKPQEAVQGDVGSFMIKLVEGLQGQMWSSDWAEELRKADQQKEQTYREKALMPVPQHLNPVWVLQQVEETLPDNALLVVDGGDFVATAAYLVQPRGPLRWLDPGAFGTLGVGAGFALGAKLCQPEAEVWCLFGDGAFGYSLIEFDTFVRHKVPVIALVGNDAGWTQISREQVPRLGSDVACSLAFTDYHKAAMGLGAQGLILSRDNEDQVVKVLREGQKLCQEGHAVVVNILIGRTDFRDGSISV is encoded by the exons ATGGAAACTTCTGCGGCCGCTGCATCTGCCGGAGGCTTCTTCCCTTCGTTCCTGCTCCTGGCGTTTGGGACACTGGTGGCTGCCGTGCTGGGCGTCGCTCACAGATTGGGGCTTTTCTATCAGCTGATGCACAAG GTGGACAAGACAAGCATCCGACATGGTGGAGAGAGTGTGGCAGCTGTGCTCCGAGCCCATGGTGTACGCTTTGTCTTCACATTGGTTGGTGGGCACATTTCCCCACTGCTGGTGGCCTGTGAGAAGCTGGGTATCCGCGTGGTAGACACACGCCATGAGGTCACTGCTGTCTTTGCTGCTGATGCTGTGGCCCGCCTGACTG GGACAGTGGGTGTGGCAGCAGTGACAGCTGGTCCTGGCCTCACCAACACTGTGACGGCAGTGAAGAATGCACAAGTGGCACAGTCCCCAGTCCTGCTTTTGGGTGGAGCTGCCAGCACCCTGCTGCAG AAACGGGGTGCACTTCAGGCCATTGATCAGATGTCTCTGTTCAGGCCACTCTGCAAGTTTTGTGCTTCTGTGAGAAGGGTACGGGACATTGTACCTACCCTGAGGACTGCAATAGCTGCTGCCCAGTCAGGCACCCCAG GCCCAGTGTTTGTGGAGCTGCCTCTTGATGTACTATATCCTTACTTCATGGTTGAGAGGGAGATGATACCAGCCAAGTCATCCAATAGCCTCATGGGCCGAGTGGTTGTCTG GTATTTACAGAACTGCCTGGCCAACCTCTTTGTAGGGGCTTGGGAACCTCGTCCCGAGGGACCTCTGCCCTTGGATATTCCCCAGGCGTCTCCGCAGCAG ATCCAGCGCTGTGTGGAGATCCTGAGCCGGGCCAAGAGGCCTCTGCTGGTACTGGGGAGCCAGGCCCTGCTGCCCCCGACCCCTGCCAACAAGCTTAG GGCTGCTGTGGAGACCCTGGGTGTCCCCTGCTTTCTTGGGGGGATGTCTCGGGGGCTGCTGGGCCGCAACCACCCTCTCCACATCCGGCAGAACCGCAGCGCTGCTCTGAAGAAGGCAGATGTTGTTGTCCTGGCAG GTGCTGTGTGTGATTTCCGCCTGTCTTACGGTCGTGTCCTCAACCGCAAGAGCAGCATCATCATTGTCAACCGGAACCGGGATGATCTGTTGCTCAACTCAGACATCTTCTGGAAGCCTCAGGAGGCTGTGCAGG GAGACGTGGgctccttcatgataaaactgGTGGAAGGCCTTCAGGGCCAGATGTGGTCCTCAGATTGGGCTGAGGAGCTTCGGAAAGCTGACCAGCAGAAGGAGCAGACCTATCG GGAAAAGGCTTTAATGCCTGTACCACAGCACCTGAACCCAGTATGGGTGTTACAGCAGGTGGAGGAAACTCTGCCTGACAATGCGCTTCTCGTGGTTGACGGAGGGGACTTTGTGGCCACTGCTGCCTACTTAGTCCAGCCCAGAGGGCCTCTGCGCTGGCTCGATCCTG GGGCCTTTGGGACTCTGGGAGTTGGTGCAGGTTTTGCACTTGGGGCCAAGCTGTGTCAGCCGGAGGCTGAG GTTTGGTGCCTGTTTGGGGATGGAGCCTTTGGCTACAGCCTCATTGAGTTTGACACGTTCGTCAGACACAAG GTACCAGTGATAGCCTTGGTAGGGAATGATGCAGGTTGGACCCAGATTTCTCGAGAGCAGGTGCCCAGGTTGGGCAGTGACGTAGCCTGTAGCCTGGCTTTCACTG attatcACAAGGCAGCCATGGGCCTGGGGGCCCAGGGATTGATACTCTCACGGGACAATGAGGATCAAGTGGTCAAGGTGCTTCGTGAAGGCCAGAAGCTGTGCCAGGAGGGTCATGCAGTCGTGGTCAACATCCTGATTGGGAGAACAGACTTCCGAGATGGCTCCATTTCTGTGTAG
- the Syde1 gene encoding rho GTPase-activating protein SYDE1: MAEPLLRKTFSRLRGREKLPRKKSDAKDRGHPAQRSEPKPPAPEPRVLEGSQAGAEVPPSPETPRSPTRGAYLQSLEPSSRRWVLGGAKPPEEISLGPRTPSSGEPAGEIWYNPIPEEDPRPPAPEPLGSQLASSELEGPNIQGAAPTSPPTKTSRTKSPGPARRLSMKMKKLPELRRRLSLRSTRTSRERERTAPAGSVISRYHLDSSVGTPGQASVAGGARSPRGGYLSDGDSPERPGGPPSPTAFRPYEVGPSARAPPAALWGRLSLHLYGLGGLRPTPGATPRDLCCLLQVDGVARARTGPLRSGPDFLRLDHTFHLELEAARLLRALVLAWDPGVRRHRPCAQGTVLLPTIFRGCQAQQLAVRLEPQGLLYAKLTLSEQQEAPATAEPRVFGLPLQLLVEREQSPGQVPLIIRKCVGQIECRGLRVVGLYRLCGSAAVKKELRDAFEQDSAAVCLSEDVYPDINVITGILKDYLRELPTPLITQPLYQVVLEAMARGHPSRASLGPEGTRGLLSCLPDVERATLTLLLDHLRLVSSFHTHNRMTPQNLAVCFGPVLLPARQTPSRPRLRSSGPGVTSAVDFKRHIEVLHYLLQSWPDTRRPSETPDSSVAPYLRPKRQPSLHLPLAGPEVVTRPRGRGGPESPPSNRYAGDWSVCGGDLLPCGRDFLSGPDYDHVTGSDSDEDDDETGEPRGTTDFEDEFDAPFNPHLNLKDFDALILDLERELSKQINVCL, translated from the exons ATGGCCGAGCCGCTGCTCAGGAAGACCTTCTCCCGCCTGCGGGGTCGGGAGAAACTTCCCCGAAAAAAGTCAGACGCCAAGGACCGCG GCCACCCAGCCCAGCGCTCAGAGCCCAAACCCCCAGCACCAGAACCTCGTGTCCTTGAAGGGTCTCAGGCTGGAGCAGAGGTACCACCCAGCCCCGAGACACCTCGGAGCCCCACTCGGGGGGCCTACCTGCAAAGCCTGGAGCCCAGTAGCCGCCGATGGGTGCTAGGAGGGGCTAAACCACCAGAAGAGATATCTTTGGGGCCTAGGACACCTAGCAGTGGGGAGCCTGCTGGTGAGATCTGGTACAACCCCATCCCTGAAGAAGACCCCAGACCACCAGCACCTGAGCCCTTGGGATCACAGCTAGCTTCCTCTGAGCTAGAAGGCCCAAACATCCAAG GTGCAGCCCCTACCAGCCCCCCTACCAAAACCTCTCGTACCAAGTCCCCAGGCCCTGCCAGGCGCCTCTCAATGAAGATGAAAAAGCTGCCAGAGCTCCGCCGCCGCCTGAGCCTAAGAAGTACTCGTACAAGCCGGGAAAGAGAGAGGACCGCCCCAGCAGGCTCTGTCATCAGCCGCTACCACCTGGACAGCAGTGTGGGGACTCCTGGGCAGGCATCAGTGGCTGGAGGGGCCAGGAGTCCAAGGGGTGGATACCTCAGCGATGGTGATTCGCCGGAGCGTCCTGGAGGACCACCATCACCCACTGCCTTCCGGCCCTATGAAGTGGGCCCCTCGGCCCGGGCTCCTCCAGCCGCCCTCTGGGGGCGTCTCAGTCTGCACCTGTATGGGCTAGGGGGTCTGCGACCAACTCCGGGGGCCACTCCTCGAGATCTCTGCTGCCTTCTCCAAGTGGATGGGGTAGCTCGGGCCCGCACAGGGCCACTTCGAAGCGGACCAGACTTCCTGAGGCTGGACCACACCTTCCACCTGGAGCTGGAGGCTGCTCGTCTGCTGCGGGCCTTGGTACTTGCATGGGACCCTGGTGTGAGGCGGCATCGGCCCTGTGCCCAGGGCACTGTGCTACTGCCAACCATCTTTCGAG GGTGCCAAGCGCAACAACTGGCCGTTCGACTGGAACCCCAGGGACTTCTTTACGCCAAGCTAACACTGTCGGAACAGCAAGAAGCCCCTGCCACAGCGGAGCCCCGTGTTTTCGGGCTCCCTCTGCAGCTTCTGGTAGAACGTGAGCAGTCCCCAGGCCAGGTGCCTCTCATCATCCGAAAGTGTGTGGGGCAGATCGAATGCCGAGGGCTGCGG GTAGTGGGGCTGTACCGTCTGTGTGGCTCAGCAGCAGTGAAGAAAGAGCTTCGAGATGCCTTTGAGCAGGATAGTGCAGCCGTGTGCCTCTCTGAAGATGTGTACCCCGATATCAATGTCATCACAG GCATCCTCAAGGATTATCTTCGAGAACTGCCTACTCCACTCATCACCCAGCCCCTCTACCAGGTGGTGCTGGAAGCCATGGCCCGAGGACACCCAAGCAGGGCTTCCCTGGGTCCTGAGGGCACCAGAGGGCTCCTCAGCTGCCTGCCAGATGTGGAGAGG GCCACCCTGACGCTTCTTCTGGACCATCTGCGCCTTGTCTCTTCCTTCCACACCCACAACCGCATGACCCCGCAGAACTTGGCAGTGTGCTTCGGACCGGTGTTGCTGCCAGCGAGACAAACACCCTCTCGGCCCCGGCTCCGTAGCTCTGGCCCAGGAGTCACCAGTGCTGTGGACTTCAAGCGCCACATTGAAGTCCTGCATTACCTGTTACAGTCTTGGCCAG ATACCAGACGGCCCTCAGAGACCCCAGACAGCTCAGTCGCACCGTATTTGCGGCCCAAAAGACAGCCATCGCTACACTTGCCGCTGGCAGGCCCAGAAGTGGTAACTCGGCCTCGGGGCCGAGGAGGCCCCGAAAGTCCCCCAAGCAACCGCTATGCAGGCGACTGGAGCGTGTGCGGGGGCGATTTACTGCCGTGTGGGCGGGACTTCCTGTCGGGGCCTGACTATGACCACGTGACAGGTAGCGACAGTGACGAAGATGATGATGAGACTGGAGAGCCGAGGGGCACTACCGATTTTGAAGATGAGTTTGATGCACCCTTCAACCCACACCTGAATCTCAAAGACTTTGATGCCCTCATCCTAGATCTGGAGAGAGAACTCTCCAAGCAGATCAATGTGTGCCTCTGA